In Sesamum indicum cultivar Zhongzhi No. 13 linkage group LG1, S_indicum_v1.0, whole genome shotgun sequence, the sequence ctctctatctctccacaaaatacctcaaaataagttaaaaacaaaaccaaacatagcgATGGTTTTTCAATATTTCTCTTCCTTTACATTATTCGATTATTTTCCAAGATATATGTAATCATGAATATCATGCAAATACAAAGTGTAGAATAACATTTTTGTGGCATAATATTGTCTCCATATGTCATCAATGTGCTGCTGCAGCTCTACTTCAAGAACGCTGCATGTAATTGCTTCTGCACCaaacatcaaataaaatattaatctctGAAGATGATTTAAGGAGCAATAATGAATAGAgaagaaattatttacaaatatcatTCACCTCCATGCATCAATTAGTGAATTTCAAGGGTCTCATCATAACGTTATCCTCATGATCCAAGATCTGCAATTTCATTAGTAAAATCATCATATCTACATGCAATACACAACGTACATATGTAGTTCAGACTTCAACACTGAGAAGCAGAAAACTTCGACACTGTCAAcagtattaattttatatatcgCATGTAGTAGCTATCTAAGCAAGAAATGGATTTCCGGCTCAAACGTTAACCATGCTGTATTGAGGTAGGAACCACTTACATGGCAATGGTAAACGTAGCCCGGCTCTGCAGTGGCATCAAAAGGATATGAAGCATTCGAGTGAATATACGAATACCTCACTAGTATCTTCGTCATGTATCCTGGCATCATCTTGTACACATTTTTCCATCCCTTCTCATGGGCAGGCACCTCTATTTTCTTGCCACGTGCGTACTTGTCGACTTGGCATTTGATGGCGTCGTTGATTTTCTTCATGCATTCTCTGAATTTATCCACATCCAGCAACTCCGTCTGATCTAAAGCCACAAAAAGTCCCAAATGGATGTGCAATGGATGATTATCCTCTGTCAAGTTGATTATGTTCCAAATCTCAGTGGAACCAACCTTAGCTATCTCAGTCACCGGAGCTTCATATGGCTTCCCATTGATATATAAATGCATAGGCTCGTCGGTGTTGCTAGCGTACTCATACAGAGCAATGTACCTTGTGATGGATGCATCGGACAAATTTGGTGACGGATATTTGATCAACTTGGTTGGGATTTTCGACTTGTCCAGCACGTGGCCGGCCTTTATGATGAACTTCATGACTTTGCTATTTGCTTCATTGACAGGATCTCCGGAAGGGTAGGGATATGGTGCATCATTACACAAGATAGCTGAATCCGAGTTGGAGTTTGAGAAGTCAACAATCAGATCAGCAATCTCAGATGGTGCTAGCAGAAATTCCTTGATCATCAGTGGCTTCTCATTGTATGCTGAGTCTGATCCCACATGGATAAAACCCAAGCCATTGGAGAAGTAGAACTTGAAAAACCTCGCATTGCTTGCATTAATGATTCTAAACCGGTATTTTCTCCTTCGAACAATCATGTAGGGCCACGCCTTCCCGTTGACTACAATCGCATCCCCAAAGTACTCCGGTTGCCATTGAGGATGTATTGAGGGGTTGTTTCCTGTAGAATTCATGAATATTGAACCGTCCGTACGAAAGCTACGATCGCATACAACCAACGGACGATCAAATTCATCGTCGTATGGGAGTCCAAGTGGCAACTCGACATGTGGTTGTCGGATTATGTATGCTCCGACTAGGCCAGCCAAAAGGTTGACTCTAGTCAATCCCATTGCATGATCATGGTACCACAACGTCCCAGGATGCTGAAGATTGTGGTAGCGAtaagttttctttgtccaaGAGGGGCCCCGCTCTTTGAACCCGGACGTGAACCATGCAGTCGAGTGGCCATCACTCTCCGGTTCATCGATGCCGCCATGGAGGTGCACCACCGTGGGAATGCCCTTTCCTTTGTGAGGTATGGCTGTCGGAATAGTGGGGTCCCATGGCAATATGTGCTTAGAGGGGAGATGATTTGTCCACTTCACAAGAGTTTCAACTCCATGGAGGGCTTCAATTGTAGGACCGGGAACTGTTGCTGCTTCCTTTGACGTACCATACGCGAAAACTCGGGTTGGAGGAAGATCTCTATGAAATTTCTGCAACCAAAAATAGCCAACTAAATCATATATCATTCC encodes:
- the LOC105160154 gene encoding multicopper oxidase LPR1 yields the protein MEKLLVLELICVVLVMGNVNYAWGGDGLISPSQLEMFVDEVPDMPRIKGFHLLNASPLPKSLRIGMFSKKWKFHRDLPPTRVFAYGTSKEAATVPGPTIEALHGVETLVKWTNHLPSKHILPWDPTIPTAIPHKGKGIPTVVHLHGGIDEPESDGHSTAWFTSGFKERGPSWTKKTYRYHNLQHPGTLWYHDHAMGLTRVNLLAGLVGAYIIRQPHVELPLGLPYDDEFDRPLVVCDRSFRTDGSIFMNSTGNNPSIHPQWQPEYFGDAIVVNGKAWPYMIVRRRKYRFRIINASNARFFKFYFSNGLGFIHVGSDSAYNEKPLMIKEFLLAPSEIADLIVDFSNSNSDSAILCNDAPYPYPSGDPVNEANSKVMKFIIKAGHVLDKSKIPTKLIKYPSPNLSDASITRYIALYEYASNTDEPMHLYINGKPYEAPVTEIAKVGSTEIWNIINLTEDNHPLHIHLGLFVALDQTELLDVDKFRECMKKINDAIKCQVDKYARGKKIEVPAHEKGWKNVYKMMPGYMTKILVRYSYIHSNASYPFDATAEPGYVYHCHILDHEDNVMMRPLKFTN